The following is a genomic window from Spirosoma foliorum.
ATTTGATGGTTAGTTATTCGGCGAGTCATGAACTGGCGCTGGTAGAAGCGCTCAGAATAGTTGAGCAGGGATTCCAGTTGGGAAATAATAATGTCGTGACTGAACTGATCCAGGTTGTTATGGTACTCCTGGCTGACGTTGTTAATGATCTGCGTCAGGGTAAGTTCCTCTTTATCCGACAAAAACAAGGCTTCGTTGACGGAATAATCAAAAAACGCATACTGCCTGATCTTTTTGGTCAATGTCGTATTCCATAAAAAATCGGGATGAACGAGCAGCATCCAGCCTGCTTGCTGAGGGGTAGCGTATTTTTGAGGTTCAAATCCGGTGATCTGGCCGGGTGCCATAAAGCTGAGCACGCCTTCATCAAAATCATACGATTGCTGCCCGTATTTGAATTTTATAGGAGCCTTAAAATGCTTTTTGAGAGCTATGCTATAAAAACCATGAACAACAGTCCCCGGTAAATCGTCAGGTATGTGGTCAACCGGTTTAATTTCGATGACGCTGATCAGGG
Proteins encoded in this region:
- a CDS encoding helix-turn-helix domain-containing protein, which gives rise to MERSQPHLIKSISEFHRLLGLPKPEHPLISVIEIKPVDHIPDDLPGTVVHGFYSIALKKHFKAPIKFKYGQQSYDFDEGVLSFMAPGQITGFEPQKYATPQQAGWMLLVHPDFLWNTTLTKKIRQYAFFDYSVNEALFLSDKEELTLTQIINNVSQEYHNNLDQFSHDIIISQLESLLNYSERFYQRQFMTRRITNHQILEQLNDQLVSYFDDMDKMQKGLPSVSYLANQLNVSPDYLSGLLKSLTGLTTQQHIHEKLIEKAKQQLSTTNLSIGEIAYQLGFEHSQSFSKLFKTKTNQSPVAFRRSFN